A DNA window from Coffea eugenioides isolate CCC68of unplaced genomic scaffold, Ceug_1.0 ScVebR1_202;HRSCAF=824, whole genome shotgun sequence contains the following coding sequences:
- the LOC113756168 gene encoding uncharacterized protein LOC113756168 has protein sequence MEAGGRGGGRGRGRGRGKGRGRRPEPERVEYENGNHQANNQVATAIQRMADLLAQMVDQQGQGHGNNAGNPGNNSGNHEGVVRALERFQKFAPPKFIGGSSPDLAEGWIDRMMDIFAALGYPEERQVNFIREFNEKYLPPIVQERREEDFIRLRQGPLSVAEYKTQFTKLSRFAPELVLTDRKRIRRFVQGLNVEIQEALAAAQLDTFSQTLEKAQRIETARSQVKAFRDKKRTPSDTDTYTGGQSSGSESPTKRSKEADGTRPVGTPNQGKTREDQAGKGPQSGVSHGKSMFGTKRICDVCGATNHTKDTCWKEEKNRRCFRCGSNEHLVAQCPQKSRGGNKSRTKGTISQPIRDTE, from the exons ATGGAAGCCGGTGGCCGAGGTGGAGGTAGGGGACGAGGCCGAGGCCGAGGAAAAGGTAGGGGACGGAGACCAGAACCCGAAAGGGTAGAATATGAAAATGGGAACCACCAAGCTAAtaaccaagtagctacagccatacaACGGATGGCAGATTTGCTGGCACAAATGGTGGACCAACAGGGTCAGGGTCATGGGAATAATGCCGGAAACCCTGGAAATAATTCGGGCAATCACGAGGGAGTGGtccgtgccttagaacggttccaaaaatttgcacccCCGAAATTCATCGGTGGATCTAGCCCTGACTTAGCTGAGGGATGGATAGACCGCATGATGGATATATTCGCTGCGCTCGGGTATCCAGAGGAACGGCAG GTCAATTTCATCCGtgagtttaacgagaagtatTTGCCACCGATCGTTCAAGAAAGGCGGGAAGAGGACtttatccgcctgcgtcaagggCCGTTAAGTGTGGCAGAGTACAAGACACaatttaccaaactctctcgttttgctccaGAGTTAGTGCTAACAGACCGAAAGAGAATTCGTCGATTTGTCCAGGGGTTAAACGTGGAAATACAAGAGGCACTGGCGGCTGCCCAATTGGATACATTCAGCCAGACCCTGGAAAAGGCACAGCGAATAGAGACAGCAAGGAGTCAGGTGAAAGCTTTCCGTGACAAGAAGAGAACACCATCTGACACTGATACCTACACTGGTGGGCAAAGCTCGGGAAGCGAGTCACCTACTAAGAGGAGTAAGGAAGCCGATGGTACACGACCAGTGGGGACTCCGAATCAAGGTAAAACAAGGGAAGATCAAGCAGGAAAAGGGCCCCAAAGTGGTGTCTCACATGGGAAATCGATGTTCGGAACCAAAAGAATATGTGATGTCTGTGGGGCCACTAATCATACGAAAGATACCTGttggaaagaagagaaaaatcgGCGATGTTTCCGATGTGGTAGCAATGAACACCTAGTTGCTCAGTGCCCTCAGAAGTCGAGGGGAGGAAATAAATCAAGGACGAAGGGAACCATTTCTCAGCCGATCAGGGACAccgaag